The Sebastes fasciatus isolate fSebFas1 chromosome 13, fSebFas1.pri, whole genome shotgun sequence genome includes a region encoding these proteins:
- the coa3b gene encoding cytochrome C oxidase assembly factor 3b, with product MAERGAEGSAKAALTAAERELLRRRQELDYLKRSAARLRSRNLLTGLGIGAFVVGMFSYTILSVKQERIMEELDDEAKVHILRGPRTGANS from the exons ATGGCggagagaggagcagaaggaTCCGCTAAAGCTGCACTAACAGCGGCAGAGAGAGAGCTCCTCCGCCGCCGACAGGAGCTCGACTACTTGAAGAGAAGCGCAGCGCGGCTCCGCAGCAGGAACCTGCTGACCGGCCTGGGCATCGGAGCGTTTGTGGTCGGCATGT TTAGCTACACCATCCTGTCCGTCAAACAGGAGAGAATCATGGAGGAGCTGGATGATGAAGCCAAGGTCCACATCCTCAGAGGGCCACGGACCGGCGCCAACTCCTGA